CTTCACAGCGATTCTCCTTCTGCACGGGCCATTGCTTCGACTCCCGTATTTTTGGGATGAGGCCGGCTATTACATCCCTGCCGCGTATGACTTCTTCACTCACGGCTCATTGATTCCACTATCGGTGCCCAGTAATGCTCATCCGCCACTTCCTGCAATTTATCTGGCGTTTTGGTGGAAGCTATCGGCGTTCAAGCCTTCAGTTACGAGAATCGCGATGCTGTTGGTGGCCGCGCTCGCTTTGACGGCTGTCTTCAAACTCTCGCAAATGCTCGCCAATACGAGAGTTGCGCTCGCCGTTCTTGCTTGCACGGCTGCGTATCCCGTCTGGTTTGCGCAAAGTTCGCTGGCTCATGCAGATTTACCGGCGGCCGCCTTTTCCTTGTGGGGAATTTATTTTTACTTCCGTAGCTTAGTTGCTAACGATTTCAGGGGGCAGAACTCACGTCAGGCATTAGTTGGCAAAGAGGCTGCAGCGGCGAATCGCGACGCAATACTCGCTGCGGCTTTCTTCTGGTTGAGCGCGGTTTCGAAGGAAACTGCCATCATCATCCCGATCGCTCTGGCGATCTATGACCTTGGAGCCGTCTGGAAGACCAAACGTGGGGTGAGTGCAGGAACGTTTGCGCGATCGGCCCTATTGTTTTCCAGCGTTATACCTCTCGGGATTTGGTTTCTGTATCACAGATTGCACACCGGGTTCCTTTTCGGGAATCCCGAATTTTTTGCCTACAATGTAACCGGCACCTTTACCCCTCTGCGCATCGTGATGTCGATCGGCCTTCGCTCTTGGCAAATCCTGGGTTATATGAATCTGTGGCTGCTTACGTTAGCGACTATTTGGGTCATGCGTTATCCCGCCCTGAGCGAGGACGACGGCAGCGAACGCCCACGGATCGCGCTGACTTTTCAATACCGCATAGCTGCGATTCTCATCGCTAATGTGCTGGCATTCTCGTTGGTTGGAGGCGCGGCGCTCGCGCGCTATCTGCTTCCGGTATACCCGCTCGTGATTCTGATAGGCATCTCCACCCTGCGGCGACGTTTGGCGAACTGGCCTTTGGCAGTGGCCTTAGTGATAGTTGGATTCGCTCTCGCCCTCTTCGCAAACCCATTCGGCTATAGCGCGCCGGAAGACAATCTGTCGTATCGAGACTATGTGATTCTGCACAAGCAAGCTGCCAATCGCCTCGAGGAACGCGATCCGCACGCTCGGGTCTTGACCGCCTGGACCGCCACGGACGAACTCACAAAGCCATTTCTTAGTTACATACGGCGGCCGATGAGTGTGGTGCGCATCGAGGATTTTTCTTACGGTCAATTGCAAATTGGCCGCTTTGCAGCGGGACAGTACGACGTTGCGTTGTTGTTTTCCACGAAACAGACTCCACAATTCTCTGTCCTGGATCGATGGTCATGGTGGGAACGATTGAGCCGCAAACATTTCGGATTCCACCGCGATCTGTCACCTGATACTGCTGCAGCGATGCTCGGCGGCCGAATTACGTGGGAAGCCAAACGCGGTAGGCAATGGATTGCGATTGTGAGCTTTGATCGAGTAGAGGACGCACAGGGAGCCCGATCTGACTGGAAGAAGAAAACTTGATGTGCTGCCGCAGGTGAGGCCACCCTCGATTGCGTCCTGAACAGGTCGCAATCGAAGGCGGCTAAGGTGAAGAAGCTATTTTGCTACTGAAGCTGCGCTCGACCGTTTAGCCTTCGCCAATTTCACAGTCGCTTTTGGCTGATGAGCGCGCCGTGCGGGATTCGGCACTGACTTTTCCTTAGCAGACGCCACGAGAACCTGTGGGGGACGCTTGCCGAAATATTTGTCGGCATGTTCTTTCATCGTCGGCATAGCCAAATACGGTTTCGCGTAGTCGTTGCGAGCGTTCCAAAAGAGGAATCCAATTCCGCCTCGGTCGCGGGAAGTACTTACCTGTCGCAGAATGTATTCGGGCGAATAACTCTTGGTGCGCCACGCAAACGCCTGCAGCCAGGGACGGAGCACGACACCGCTGCCGGCAGTAATGGTTTCAAACCGGTCCATCGACGTTCCGATAAAGTGCTCAGGCTCGTCGCCCGGGTGAGCGTAGCCGTCCATACCGAAAAAGTGTGAAGGATAGATCATCGGCGAGAGCACGTCGCAGTATTTCGCCATACGTACGATGTCTTGTCCGGTGTGTGCAAGATCAACGTTTCGTTGCCACGCCATGATTCCGAACACATCGAGCGACACCAACACACCTTCAGGATGCAGCTGCTGATACGCCCGATCGAGGAAGTCCGCAATCACGTCGCTGCGCTTCCAGTCAGGATGTGCCGACTGGAAATAGAACTTCGCGTCAGACTGATTACCTTCCGCAGGAAAACGCACGTAGTCGAATTGAATCTCGTCAGCGCCAGACTTCGCTACCCACTTAGCTAAAGCGATGTTGTAGTCCTGTACTTTCGGGTTGGACGTGTCCGTCCAAACCAGCTTGCCGTTTTCGCGCCAGGGCTGCTTCGTAGAGCGCGACTGCACCGCAAGTTCCGAGTGATCGCGTGCGATGTGTTCATCGCGGAAGAGAGCGATGCGCGCGATTGCATGCAAATTCATTGAGTGCAAATAGCGCACAAACTTAGGCAAATTGGGGATGGCACGGCGATTGTGTGGAGCAAGCGGGTGATCGAACGCCACGCTTAGCGAGCCATCGCTGTCCTTGATGTCAAATACGACAGCGTTTCCGCCAACTTCGTGCCAATGCTGGATGATCTTTAGTCCCTTCGCGCTGCCCGCCATCGCACCCGTCAGATAGATCGCGCGCACCTCGTCATCCTTCGCCATCGCCACGGAGTGCTCAGCCACGGGCTGAGGCTCAGTGAAAGGGATTAACAGAGTCTGGCCTTTTTTCACATACAACTGCTTTTCCGGCAGGTGATTTACGGTGCGAATCTGCGCTTCCAGGTCACTGGCCAGCATGACAGATGACTGCGGCAGATACCTATGAGCGATGCTGCCAACCGTTTCAGTCTTTTCCACAGCGTACGAAATCGTGCCCGGGGGCAACGCGCTGGCCTGGCTTGTCGCCGGCGCACCCTGCGAAGTCGTTTGCGCTGTTTGTGCTTGAGTTTCGGCCTTGGACTCAGCGCATGCGGAAGAAAATGCGCAAACAAGAGCAAGAATCGTCACAGACCCGATGGTACGAACGGGAGAGGATTGCATGTTTTTATTTGTCCCTGAGTGTCCGCAATTGACCCGGACTATAGCATTGATTCCAGAGTACCTGTTTTGATTCAGAGATAACCAGTTACCAAAGGGTTGGCTCGCCATTGCCCGCCAGTTTGAATCGCTCCCAGCCTTGCATAAGGGATGCCGCAACACCCTGTGCAAAACTTTCAAACAACTCAACTTGCCGGTTTATGTATCTGACCTGATATACGTTCGCTCGCATGAGCGGCGGTCCCAGGGAATTTTGAATGAGGGACTTCTAATGAAAACCGGCCTTAATGCCGCACTCGATCCTTCCCGGCGGGGTACTGATGCAGAGGATTTCGAGCGCAACTTACGTCGCAGGATCGTTGGTCAGGACGATGCGATTCAGAAAATGACTGAGATCTACCAGATGTTTCTGGCAGGATTAAATCCTCCGAATCGTCCAGTAGGCAATCTTTTATTCTTGGGCCCCACAGGCACGGGCAAAACTCGCGTCGTAGAAGCGGTTGCCGAAACTCTCTTTGGTGAAGCTCGCGCTTGTATCAAGATCGATTGCGCGGAATTTCAGCACAGTCATGAAATCGCGAAACTGATTGGTTCACCTCCAGGATATCTAGGCCATCGCGAAACTCATCCTCTGCTCACTCAGGAAGCGTTGAACCAATGGCACACGGAAAAGCTTCGTCTCTCCTTGTTGCTGTTTGACGAAATAGAAAAGGCAAGCGACTCGCTCTGGCAGCTCCTTCTCGGCATTCTCGATAAAGCAACGCTCACGCTGGGCGATAATCGTCGCGTCGATCTTTCTCAGTGCGTGATCGTGATGACCTCGAACCTGGGTGCGGGCGAGATGAGTGAACTGATTACCGGCGGGCTCGGTTTCGGGCAAAAATCCAGTCAGGTGGATGCGAAACTCGACGACAAGATCACGCGCACTGCCACCGAAGCAGCGCGCAGGAAGTTCTCACCTGAGTTCATGAACCGCATCGACAAGGTCGTAGTGTTCAAGACGCTCAAGCCCGAGCACCTGGAACAGATCCTTGAGATTGAGTTGGGAATGGTTCAGCAGCGCGTTCTGCAGGCAACAGGAAACGCTCAGTTCGTCTTCAGTTGCACGCCGAAGGTGAAGAAATTCCTATTGCAGGAAGGCACCGACAACAAATATGGCGCGCGGCATCTGAAACGCGCGATCGAGAAGAATGTCGTCTTCCCCCTCGCGAACCTGGTCGCAACTGGTCAGTTGAAGCTGGGAGATTTTGTACGCATCGATATGCAGGACAACAAGCTCACGTTCGTGAAGGAGGCGGAGGGAGCGCTGGTTCCAGTTCTGCTCGAGAAATATGGTCAGGAGGTCGGCGCAGCCGCCGCCGGCGCTGCGGCCCGGCCGGCGCGAGCTCCAGGAGCCAAACGCGACTTCGGTCCCTCTACTCTGATCGACAAATAACCCAAGCACACTCATGTGAATACAAGGGAGCGGTTTGTGCCGCTCCCTTTTGTTTCTTGCGCTTTGCCTTCATCGCGCCATTTCACGCAACTCTCCGCCGAGAGTGAGGTTCTCTACAATAGGAGGTTTTGCATTGCTGCACGCGTCCGGTATGAGGAGACTGCCAATGACGATCTATCCGCGCAGCACGCGGGCGATTGCTTTATCGCTCTGTCTGTTGCTATCTGCGCCTGAAGCACTTTTAGCGCGTGTTCAGCCCACCAGTGGCTCGAACATGTTCACCGTTGAGCAGGAGATTCAGGCCGGCCAACAGGCGGCAGCGCAGACGAACAAGCAATATCCAGTCTTGCCTGACTCCAATCCGGTAACGCAGTACATCCAGCAACTAGGACGCCGACTTGTGCAATACGCTCCCGGAGAAAAGTGGCCTTACCAGTTCCACGTCGTGAATCAGAAAGAGATTAACGCCTTCGCGCTGCCGGGCGGGCCATTGTATGTAAACGTCGGAACTATTCAGGCCGCAGACAACGAAGCGCAACTCGCCGGCGTGATGGCGCACGAGCTCTCGCACATTATTCAGCGTCACGCGACGCGGGCTGCCACAAAGCAATACAAGGCGCAGGTCGGATTAGGAATCCTGGGAGCCGTGTTAGGAGGAGGCATTGGAGGACAGTTGGCTGGCGCCGGAATCTCGTTCGTCGCGGGCTCGTACTTCCTAAAGAATTCACGGCAGTCTGAGAAAGAGGCTGACCTGCTCGGTACAGACATCATGTACGACGCGGGTTACGATCCCATCCAACTGCCAAAGTTCTTCGAAAAAATCGAAGCCGAGGGAAGCCGAGGTCCGCAGTTCTTGAGCGATCACCCCGATCCGGGCAATCGTATCCAATACGTCGACGCGGAAATCAAAACGCTTCCTGCAAAGCGCTACCGTGAAGACAGTCAGCAGTTCGTCGACATTCATCGGATCGCGATGAGCATGCATCCGCTGACGGCGCAACAGATAGCCGAGCAGGACCAACGCGGTGGTTTCAATCCAAATGGCGTGAGTGACGGATCCACTCACCAGGGAGGTTCCAGTTCACCTGACACGAGCTATTCCGCGAGCACGAATTTTCAACAACTGAATCACAACAACTTCACCATTGGGTATCCGTCGAACTGGCAGGTGTATGGAGACGCGCAGTCGGCGGTGACCATCGCTCCTCAGAATGGTGTTGGACAAGATTCCAACGGACAAGGTGCGGTCGCCGTGGGAGTAATCATTGACCACTATGAGCCGGAACAGGGTGGGAGCCTGGATCAAGCGACACACGACCTGATCGCAAGCTTGCGACAGTCAAATCCTGACTTGCGCCAGGTCGGCAACGACGAAGCCATACGCGTGAACGGAGTATCGGGACGTTCCACAGACTTGATCGGCACCTCACCAATCCGCGACAGCAGCGGACGAGCGCAAAGAGAGCGCGATTGGCTGGTAACGATTGGGCAGCCGGATGGGACTCTACTCTATCTAGTATTTATTGCGCCGCAGAATCAGTTTGATCGGTTACGTCCGACGTACGAGCAGATGCTTAGGGCGTTGAGGATGAGATAATTTGTTGTCATTCCGAACCGCCGGTTTGTGGCTGTGAGGAATCCCTATGGGCTGCGACCATGCCGTAGTGAGATGCTCGCCGGCCTGCTGTCCTCCATCCCGCCGCAAGCTGCGAAGTGGAGTATTTGCGATTATGAAATCAACCGTGTCGAAATTCGTAGAGATTCCTCACCGCCAAAAACCGGCGGTTCGGAATGACAAACGCGGTAAATCAACCCTTCTTTAACTCCACCAACACCTGACGTGCGACTTCACGGAGCGTCTCGAAGACCCCATTTCCTTGAAAGGCAACTGCCTCGAACACGGCCTCGTTTTTTTTGACTAATTCTTTCTTGAGCTCCTCCACGGGCATCACGTTCGGCAGGTCGCGCTTGTTGAGTTGGAGAACGTAGGGAATCTTGGCGAAGTCGTAGCCGTGCTCTTTGAGATTGTCTTGCAAGTTGTCGAGTGCTTCAACGTTCGCGTCCAGACGTTCGGGTTGAGAATCCGCCACGAAAACTACGCCATCCACACCTCGCAGGATCAACTTACGGCTGGCGTCGTAGAAGACCTGTCCTGGAACCGTGTACAGGTGAAAGCGAGTCTTGAAGCCCCGAACCGTGCCTAGGTCGAGGGGAAGAAAGTCAAAGAAGAGGGTGCGGTCGGTCTCGGTGGCCAATGAGATCATTTTTCCCTTCTGCTTCTCGTTGGTCTTGTCAAAAATATGCTGAAGGTTAGTAGTTTTCCCGCCTAAGCCCGCTCCGTAATAGACAATCTTGCAATTAATCTCGCGGGCCGCGAAATTGATGAAGCTCAATTAGCTTTCCTCACAATGAACCGCACAGGCGCAGGGATTGATGTCGCAGTGAACCACGCTGAAACACGCCCTAATAACATATCAGTTTCGGTGCAGTGGTCATCGAACTGAAGTACCGTTACCGTTACTGCCGCCCAGGAGGTAACGGATAGTAGCCCGCCTTTGCGGTCACGCGCACTCCTGTGCGAGCCACTCGCACTTCAATCTCGCGGTAATTGTCGGCCAAGGTGCCCTGAGCGTAGTAACCCAGGGTGTATTGATTGCGCGCTACCAATGTCACAGCCGAGTAAGCATTTTCGATCGACTCCTTGGAGAACTCACTGAAGACTTCCCCGCCGGTCGCGCTGGCATATTTTGGCAGGATGTTGCCCGTGCCGGTGCCCGGCACGTTGATCTGCTCCAGTTTGCGATACACCGGAAGCGCTGCTGAACCCACACCGATTGCGTAGACGGAAATCTTGTTTGTCAGCAAGACTTTCAAAACATCAGCGTAAGAAGCACGGCTGCCGTCTTCCCTACCGTCGCCGACAATCATGATTACTCGACGACGAGCCGGCTGAACCTTGGAAAGATCGAGCGCGGCTTGCAAGACCGCGTCGTTCAGAACTCGCCGATCGTGCGGCACGATGGGAACCTGTGGCACGCTCGGATCAAACGGACGTCCGTTCACGGTTGGTCCGCCAGCAAATGGACCGCCGCCTACCGGTACACCACCTTGCTGCTGTCCGTGTTTTGTCTCAACGATGTGATTGAGCGCTGCGGTGAGTCGATCACCGGCTGTGCCGAAACTGGACTCCTTGGCTACAGAGTTGCCGTACGTGTATACGGCAACCTCGTCGTATTGACTGAACGCACCCTGAAGGGCCTGGATTCCAGATTGCACTTTGCGCAACGCCGTATCCGACATTCCGACGTCGATCAACACAGCTGCCGAAATTGCCAAAGGATCGCTCGTGAAATAAGTCAGCTTCTGCCGAGCGCCGTTTTCGTACACGGTGAAGTCTTTGGGCAGCAAGCCTTCGACCATGTGACCAGACCTGTCCTTCACGGTCACTGGAATCTCCACAAAATTCGTCGTGCTCGAGATTTTGTAGAGGCGATCAGTATCCGGAGTAGCAGGATTTCGTACTGGCTGCCCTGCATTTGCAGCTGGCGTGTCTCCTGACGCGGCCGGTGCGTCGGCTGAATCAGGTTGCGCGGTCTTATCTACTCTGGGTTGCGCAGCAGGAGGAGGCGCGGAATCCCGCGAGCTGGATTCCGCAGGACCAGAGGATTCAGGCCGCTGCACGCTTTGCTGCGGCTGGGGAGTGTCAGGAAGGTTCTGTGGCTGCGATTGAGCACTGAGCCCAGCGCTAAGAACAATAATGGGGAGCAACAACGTCAACGATTGTCGCCGCGATGATCTTACCCACATCAACTCCATACCTTTTCCGTGACCTTTCACCGGAGACCGGTTTGACTATCGTTCAGCGCCGACGCGACAAAGACACTACAATAGTGTCTAAGCTTAACAAAAAGACGCTATCAGCCCTATGAAGTCTCAACAGCTGTCCGTTCGTGCAGTGAACCGCACTGGCGCATTTCTTCTTCTCTTCTTTTCGATGATCCTGACCCTGCCTGCGGTCTCACAAACTCAGAACCTGCCACCGCCAAAGAATCCCGACACGGGTCCGCAGACCAACAGCGACGATAACTCCGGTCCGACCATGCGCGATCGCACCAAACAGCAGGAAGATAATCCGGTCGAGACGCTGAAGGTCAACGTCGATGTTGTCAGCTTGCTTTTCAACGTGAAAGACAAAGGCGGCCATCTGCTGCCCAACCTGAACAAAGAAGAATTTCAGGTCGTCGAGGACGGCAAGCCGCAAAACATAAAATATTTCAAAGCCGAATCGAATCTGCCTCTCACCATCGGCATCCTGCTCGATACCAGCTTCAGCCAGGACCGCGTGCTGCCTATAGAGAAGGAGGTTGGAGCCCAATTCCTGAAACGATTGCTGCGCAAGGAAGACGAGACGTTCCTGATTAGCTTCGACGTAAACGTTGATTTGCTGCACGATTTTACGAACGCGGAGAGTGACATTCGCAAGGGAATGGACGCAGCGAAGATTAACGGCGGAGGTGGGGTCGGTGGACTTCCCGGAATCGGACAGGGGCCCGTGCCGATTAGCAATCCAAAAGGCACGCTGCTATACGACGCTGTCTACCTGGCCGCACATGACAAACTCCGCAGCGAAGTTGGACGCAAGGCGCTCATCCTCCTGACCGACGGAGAAGATCAGGGCAGCCAACTCAAGCTGCCGGACGCACTGGAAGCCGCGCAGAAGGCGGACGCTATCGTCTATGTCCTGCTCATCAGCGACAGCGGCATCGCAGCAGGAACCGGCCCCGGTTTGATGAGGAAGCTATGCGAAGAAACTGGCGGACGTGTGATTAATGTCGGCAACAATCGTGACAAGCTGGAGAAGGCCTTCGACCAGGTCTCAACCGAGCTGCGCAGCCAGTACAGCCTTGGCTACACGCCAACCAACGGCAAACACGACGGCACATTTCGCAAGGTAGAGATCAAGACCAAGGAAGGCTACAAAGTCCAGACGCGCAAGGGATACTACGCGGCTGCGAGCTAGACAGCTTCCGTTCCGTGGCACAGCCGCCCTCGGCTGTGGCTCCGCCCAAGCTAGTATTGCTGGCGTAGGTGTGGCTAGGAATGAGCGCTCCTCCTTTTCTACTGGTGGCTTCGCTACGGAGAGCGGTAATTCGGTGGTCGGGGAAGTAAAGCGACGCCGGCCTACCCCGTCTTGGCTTTGGCCAGGAGCCAAAGCCGGGGGTGGCTGTGCCCCAAAGCTGCGTCCCTACTGGGCACCAACTGCAGCCGCGGCCCTCTCAGCTCGCGGCGCAAAGTAGCCCTTACGGCTGCGAACCCTATACTTCTTGTTCACAGCTTCGATATCGATACTGCGATACTTTCCGTCCGCGCTGAAATCAGCAGGCTTGTAGGAAACGGCGTATTGGCTTCGCAGCTCTTCCTGAATTTGCGAGAAAGCGTCGGAAACTTCTTCGATCTTGAATGGGAAGAACGCTCGTCCGCCCGTAGCGCTGGCGATGGCCTCGAGAATCTTGTCACCCCGGCTCTTGGTCCCACTCACATTCGTGCTGATCGTGTACACAATTACTTCCGCCCGCTGCGCCTCTTCAATGGCATCGTCGCGCGTCACTCGACTTTGATTGTCTTCACCGTCGGATAGCAGAATAATTGCTCGACGCAACGCTCCTCGAGTGCTCTGTGTCTTAACCAGCTTGTCGTGACAGGCTCCGTACACCGCGTCGTACAAAGCAGTGCCTCCGCCCGGACGCAGCATGCGGACGCCAGCGGCAAGCTTCTCCGGGTTGTTAGTGAAGTCCTGTGTAATCTCAGGCGTTGTGTCGAACCCAATTACAAATGCCTGATCACGATCCGGGTGAACAATCTGGTTCAGGAACTCGATCGCCGCCTGTTGCTCAAAGCGGAAGCGATCGCGAATGGAGTTGCTCGCATCCACCAGCAGCCCTACACGCAGTGGAAGATTTGTCTCCGAAGCGAAATTGCGAACGTTGGCAGGCGGCTTGTTGTTGTCGAGAATGCGAAAATCCGCTGCCTTAAGGTCCTTCACGTAACGGTTGTGTTTGTCGGTAACCGTGAATACTACGTTTACTTCGTTAACCGGGACCACGATATTGAAGGGCTTGTCCTGGCTACCTTCAGCTTCGTTCTTTGAGGGAGCGGGAGGTGCTTGCGCTTGAGCAGCCTGTTCCGGTTGCGAGGCGGTGTTCGTCGGCTGAACCGGTTTCGGCCTCATTTTAGGATCGAGCGTTTCCAGCACCGGCTGCTGTGGCTTGGCATCTTCGACCTTGGGCTCCGGTGCCTTAGTCTGCTGCTGTGGAGGCTCTGGAGGCGGAGCTGGCGGGCGTTGTTGCTCCAGAGTTGCTGAAGGCGCTGAAGGTAAACTGGCGCCATCTTGGGCGGAGACAGTAAGCGTGAAGGCTAAAGGCGCGATCCAGGCTAAACGAAAGACTCGCATGGGAAACACCATTATATCTGCGTGCAACACACTGATTCACTCTTGCACAGTGCAAGTCACCTGCCAACAGTAATCTGATCCGCTACTGCCTACGAGGGGTTACAACTCCAGCTTTTTGAGGAAGTTCTGAAGCTCATCCGGAAGGGGGCGCTCGAAATGCAGGTGCTCATGTGCGATCGGATGTATGAACTCCAGCCTGGTGGCATGGAGAAAATTCCGACCCAAAGAAAGTTGCTCGACTTTGGTTGGATTTTCGCGTTTGCCGCGGCGAGACGGAGCATCCACCTGCAGTATTCGCGGCGCTCCGTATAAGGTGTCTCCCACAACTGGATGGCGCAAAGATGAGAGATGGACTCGAATCTGGTGGGTGCGGCCGGTTTCTATATCCACGTCCAGCAGGGCAAACTTGCCATAGGCTGTCTCCAGTCTGCGGCGAACGACAAAATGAGAGACTGCTGTTCTACCACCCTCGCGGCGGGTGGTCATTCGGGTTGGGCGCAAACGGTCGCGACTGATTTCGGCAGCAATGGTTCCCTGCTCCGCTGGCCAGCCACTCACCAATGCGATGTATCTCTTCTTCACTTGACGAGAAGCAAACTGTGCGGCCAATTTGCGATGTGCTTCATCAGTCTTCGCCACAACCATCAGTCCA
Above is a genomic segment from Terriglobales bacterium containing:
- a CDS encoding putative glycoside hydrolase, translated to MQSSPVRTIGSVTILALVCAFSSACAESKAETQAQTAQTTSQGAPATSQASALPPGTISYAVEKTETVGSIAHRYLPQSSVMLASDLEAQIRTVNHLPEKQLYVKKGQTLLIPFTEPQPVAEHSVAMAKDDEVRAIYLTGAMAGSAKGLKIIQHWHEVGGNAVVFDIKDSDGSLSVAFDHPLAPHNRRAIPNLPKFVRYLHSMNLHAIARIALFRDEHIARDHSELAVQSRSTKQPWRENGKLVWTDTSNPKVQDYNIALAKWVAKSGADEIQFDYVRFPAEGNQSDAKFYFQSAHPDWKRSDVIADFLDRAYQQLHPEGVLVSLDVFGIMAWQRNVDLAHTGQDIVRMAKYCDVLSPMIYPSHFFGMDGYAHPGDEPEHFIGTSMDRFETITAGSGVVLRPWLQAFAWRTKSYSPEYILRQVSTSRDRGGIGFLFWNARNDYAKPYLAMPTMKEHADKYFGKRPPQVLVASAKEKSVPNPARRAHQPKATVKLAKAKRSSAASVAK
- a CDS encoding AAA family ATPase codes for the protein MKTGLNAALDPSRRGTDAEDFERNLRRRIVGQDDAIQKMTEIYQMFLAGLNPPNRPVGNLLFLGPTGTGKTRVVEAVAETLFGEARACIKIDCAEFQHSHEIAKLIGSPPGYLGHRETHPLLTQEALNQWHTEKLRLSLLLFDEIEKASDSLWQLLLGILDKATLTLGDNRRVDLSQCVIVMTSNLGAGEMSELITGGLGFGQKSSQVDAKLDDKITRTATEAARRKFSPEFMNRIDKVVVFKTLKPEHLEQILEIELGMVQQRVLQATGNAQFVFSCTPKVKKFLLQEGTDNKYGARHLKRAIEKNVVFPLANLVATGQLKLGDFVRIDMQDNKLTFVKEAEGALVPVLLEKYGQEVGAAAAGAAARPARAPGAKRDFGPSTLIDK
- a CDS encoding M48 family metallopeptidase, whose protein sequence is MTIYPRSTRAIALSLCLLLSAPEALLARVQPTSGSNMFTVEQEIQAGQQAAAQTNKQYPVLPDSNPVTQYIQQLGRRLVQYAPGEKWPYQFHVVNQKEINAFALPGGPLYVNVGTIQAADNEAQLAGVMAHELSHIIQRHATRAATKQYKAQVGLGILGAVLGGGIGGQLAGAGISFVAGSYFLKNSRQSEKEADLLGTDIMYDAGYDPIQLPKFFEKIEAEGSRGPQFLSDHPDPGNRIQYVDAEIKTLPAKRYREDSQQFVDIHRIAMSMHPLTAQQIAEQDQRGGFNPNGVSDGSTHQGGSSSPDTSYSASTNFQQLNHNNFTIGYPSNWQVYGDAQSAVTIAPQNGVGQDSNGQGAVAVGVIIDHYEPEQGGSLDQATHDLIASLRQSNPDLRQVGNDEAIRVNGVSGRSTDLIGTSPIRDSSGRAQRERDWLVTIGQPDGTLLYLVFIAPQNQFDRLRPTYEQMLRALRMR
- a CDS encoding ADP-ribosylation factor-like protein, which codes for MSFINFAAREINCKIVYYGAGLGGKTTNLQHIFDKTNEKQKGKMISLATETDRTLFFDFLPLDLGTVRGFKTRFHLYTVPGQVFYDASRKLILRGVDGVVFVADSQPERLDANVEALDNLQDNLKEHGYDFAKIPYVLQLNKRDLPNVMPVEELKKELVKKNEAVFEAVAFQGNGVFETLREVARQVLVELKKG
- a CDS encoding VWA domain-containing protein, whose product is MTLLLPIIVLSAGLSAQSQPQNLPDTPQPQQSVQRPESSGPAESSSRDSAPPPAAQPRVDKTAQPDSADAPAASGDTPAANAGQPVRNPATPDTDRLYKISSTTNFVEIPVTVKDRSGHMVEGLLPKDFTVYENGARQKLTYFTSDPLAISAAVLIDVGMSDTALRKVQSGIQALQGAFSQYDEVAVYTYGNSVAKESSFGTAGDRLTAALNHIVETKHGQQQGGVPVGGGPFAGGPTVNGRPFDPSVPQVPIVPHDRRVLNDAVLQAALDLSKVQPARRRVIMIVGDGREDGSRASYADVLKVLLTNKISVYAIGVGSAALPVYRKLEQINVPGTGTGNILPKYASATGGEVFSEFSKESIENAYSAVTLVARNQYTLGYYAQGTLADNYREIEVRVARTGVRVTAKAGYYPLPPGRQ
- a CDS encoding VWA domain-containing protein; protein product: MKSQQLSVRAVNRTGAFLLLFFSMILTLPAVSQTQNLPPPKNPDTGPQTNSDDNSGPTMRDRTKQQEDNPVETLKVNVDVVSLLFNVKDKGGHLLPNLNKEEFQVVEDGKPQNIKYFKAESNLPLTIGILLDTSFSQDRVLPIEKEVGAQFLKRLLRKEDETFLISFDVNVDLLHDFTNAESDIRKGMDAAKINGGGGVGGLPGIGQGPVPISNPKGTLLYDAVYLAAHDKLRSEVGRKALILLTDGEDQGSQLKLPDALEAAQKADAIVYVLLISDSGIAAGTGPGLMRKLCEETGGRVINVGNNRDKLEKAFDQVSTELRSQYSLGYTPTNGKHDGTFRKVEIKTKEGYKVQTRKGYYAAAS
- a CDS encoding VWA domain-containing protein: MRVFRLAWIAPLAFTLTVSAQDGASLPSAPSATLEQQRPPAPPPEPPQQQTKAPEPKVEDAKPQQPVLETLDPKMRPKPVQPTNTASQPEQAAQAQAPPAPSKNEAEGSQDKPFNIVVPVNEVNVVFTVTDKHNRYVKDLKAADFRILDNNKPPANVRNFASETNLPLRVGLLVDASNSIRDRFRFEQQAAIEFLNQIVHPDRDQAFVIGFDTTPEITQDFTNNPEKLAAGVRMLRPGGGTALYDAVYGACHDKLVKTQSTRGALRRAIILLSDGEDNQSRVTRDDAIEEAQRAEVIVYTISTNVSGTKSRGDKILEAIASATGGRAFFPFKIEEVSDAFSQIQEELRSQYAVSYKPADFSADGKYRSIDIEAVNKKYRVRSRKGYFAPRAERAAAAVGAQ
- a CDS encoding RluA family pseudouridine synthase, coding for MLPSASRAQISARGHLLMDAGQSTTDSLQTFRATPEDAGRRLDQFLTATLANISRARVQELIEQHKVQVNGTIARPSLKLRGNELIEIRGKAERPPLKATAEDIPLDVVYEDEYLAVINKPAGMIVHAGAGDEERNRGTLVNALLFRFQNLSELGGEARPGIVHRLDKETSGLMVVAKTDEAHRKLAAQFASRQVKKRYIALVSGWPAEQGTIAAEISRDRLRPTRMTTRREGGRTAVSHFVVRRRLETAYGKFALLDVDIETGRTHQIRVHLSSLRHPVVGDTLYGAPRILQVDAPSRRGKRENPTKVEQLSLGRNFLHATRLEFIHPIAHEHLHFERPLPDELQNFLKKLEL